One window of the Sulfitobacter alexandrii genome contains the following:
- a CDS encoding NifU family protein, which translates to MFIQTESTPNPATLKFLPGQSVLEMGTADFPSADAAQNSPLATRLFGVNGVTGVFFGTDFVTVTKDDAVEWDHVKPALLGAIMEHYQSGQSVMAEDHKATSGHAEHSGEDGEIVGQIKELLDSRVRPAVAQDGGDITFHGFERGVVYLHMQGACAGCPSSTLTLKMGIENLLRHYIPEVTEVRPVA; encoded by the coding sequence ATGTTTATCCAGACCGAATCCACGCCGAACCCCGCAACGCTGAAATTCCTGCCGGGCCAGTCCGTTCTCGAGATGGGGACCGCCGATTTTCCGTCCGCCGACGCGGCGCAGAACTCTCCGCTGGCGACCCGCCTGTTCGGTGTCAACGGCGTCACCGGCGTGTTCTTCGGCACCGATTTCGTGACCGTGACGAAAGATGACGCGGTGGAATGGGATCACGTGAAACCCGCGCTTCTGGGCGCCATCATGGAGCATTACCAGTCCGGGCAGAGCGTCATGGCCGAGGATCACAAGGCCACGTCCGGCCACGCCGAACATTCCGGCGAGGACGGCGAAATCGTTGGCCAGATCAAGGAGTTGCTGGACAGCCGCGTGCGCCCCGCCGTGGCGCAGGACGGTGGCGACATCACCTTCCACGGCTTCGAGCGCGGTGTGGTTTACCTGCACATGCAGGGCGCCTGCGCGGGCTGCCCCTCGTCCACGCTGACCCTCAAGATGGGGATCGAGAACCTGCTTCGCCACTACATCCCCGAAGTCACAGAGGTGCGTCCGGTTGCCTGA
- the tsaB gene encoding tRNA (adenosine(37)-N6)-threonylcarbamoyltransferase complex dimerization subunit type 1 TsaB, translating into MPDTGRHGPLILAFDTSAAHCAAALLSNEDIVVSRHEDMAKGQAERLMGLCAEVLDAAGVTYADLNAIGVGIGPGNFTGIRIGVSAARGLALGLGVPAVGVSGFDALRLGTTGPCACAVDARRGQVYVQAFENTSLPADPQQLDADALPPFDGPLIGAGGQPPRHPVAEAIARITAARYATASDRPAPLYLRPADAAPARDAPPTILP; encoded by the coding sequence TTGCCTGACACGGGCCGTCACGGGCCGCTGATCCTGGCTTTCGACACATCGGCCGCGCATTGCGCGGCCGCTTTGCTGTCGAACGAAGACATCGTGGTCAGCCGCCACGAGGACATGGCCAAGGGGCAGGCTGAACGCCTGATGGGCCTCTGCGCCGAAGTGCTGGACGCAGCGGGCGTGACCTATGCCGACCTTAATGCCATCGGTGTCGGCATCGGGCCGGGCAATTTCACCGGCATCCGCATCGGCGTGTCCGCCGCGCGCGGCCTCGCGCTGGGGCTGGGTGTGCCCGCGGTGGGGGTTTCAGGCTTTGACGCGCTCCGGCTCGGGACGACCGGCCCCTGCGCCTGTGCCGTGGATGCGCGGCGCGGCCAGGTCTACGTTCAGGCCTTTGAAAACACGTCGCTTCCAGCGGACCCGCAGCAACTGGATGCCGACGCCCTGCCCCCCTTCGACGGCCCGCTGATCGGCGCGGGAGGCCAGCCGCCCCGGCATCCGGTGGCCGAGGCCATCGCGCGGATCACCGCCGCGCGTTACGCCACCGCCTCCGACCGGCCCGCGCCGCTTTATCTGCGTCCCGCGGATGCGGCACCGGCGCGCGACGCCCCGCCGACGATCCTGCCGTGA
- a CDS encoding GNAT family N-acetyltransferase encodes MTPEALARLHAAAFSTDRAWSAAEIGSLLDSPHVRLHRDPHGFALTRLVLDEAELLTLAVDPAHQRRGIGARLLTDWLDSIAGRAATAFLEVAADNAAARALYDRHGFAVIGTRPAYYRRTVGPDADAVIMQRRFPRGHAPDSPPASTESG; translated from the coding sequence GTGACCCCCGAGGCGCTGGCCCGGTTGCACGCCGCCGCCTTTTCGACCGACCGGGCATGGTCCGCGGCGGAGATCGGCAGCCTTCTCGACAGCCCCCACGTCCGGCTGCACCGCGATCCGCACGGGTTTGCCCTGACGCGGCTGGTGCTCGACGAGGCGGAGCTGCTGACTCTCGCCGTCGATCCCGCCCACCAACGCCGGGGCATCGGCGCACGCCTGCTGACCGACTGGCTCGACAGCATCGCGGGCCGGGCCGCCACCGCCTTCCTCGAGGTGGCCGCCGACAATGCAGCCGCGCGCGCGCTCTACGACCGGCACGGCTTTGCCGTCATCGGCACCCGCCCGGCCTATTACCGCCGCACCGTCGGCCCCGATGCCGACGCCGTGATCATGCAGCGCCGCTTTCCGCGTGGTCACGCCCCGGATTCACCCCCGGCGAGCACAGAAAGCGGTTGA
- a CDS encoding BMP family lipoprotein, with product MTLMTKFLGAAAATALGAGAALAEPALIFDLGGKFDKSFNEAAFTGAQRWAEETGESFREIELQSEAQREQALRRFAEAGNNPIVMTGFAFGDVLSQVAPDYPETDFAIIDMVVDQPNVRSVVFNEHEGSYLVGMMAAMASESGTVGFIGGMDIPLIRKFACGYAQGVKAANPDATVLANMTGTTPAAWNDPVKGSELTKAQISQGADVVYAAAGGTGVGVLQTAADEDILSIGVDSNQNHLHPGQVLTSMLKRVDNAVYQAFQDGPGMEKGFNVMGVGNGGIGYAMDENNADLVTEEMKTAVDEAAAKIADGSLQVHDYMSDDSCPALDF from the coding sequence ATGACCCTTATGACCAAATTCCTCGGCGCTGCCGCCGCCACCGCGCTCGGCGCAGGTGCCGCGCTGGCCGAACCCGCGCTGATCTTCGATCTCGGCGGCAAGTTCGACAAGAGCTTCAACGAAGCCGCCTTCACCGGCGCGCAGCGCTGGGCGGAAGAGACCGGCGAAAGCTTCCGCGAGATCGAGCTTCAGTCCGAAGCCCAGCGCGAGCAGGCGCTGCGCCGCTTCGCCGAGGCGGGCAACAACCCGATCGTGATGACCGGCTTCGCCTTCGGTGACGTCCTGAGCCAGGTCGCCCCCGACTACCCCGAAACCGATTTCGCGATCATCGACATGGTGGTCGACCAGCCCAACGTGCGCTCGGTCGTGTTCAACGAACACGAGGGCTCCTACCTTGTCGGCATGATGGCGGCGATGGCCTCCGAATCCGGCACCGTCGGCTTCATCGGCGGCATGGACATCCCGCTGATCCGCAAGTTCGCATGCGGCTACGCGCAGGGCGTCAAGGCGGCCAACCCGGACGCGACGGTTCTGGCCAACATGACCGGCACCACGCCCGCGGCGTGGAACGACCCCGTGAAGGGCTCTGAGCTGACCAAGGCGCAGATTTCACAGGGTGCCGACGTGGTCTATGCCGCCGCGGGCGGCACCGGCGTCGGCGTGCTGCAGACCGCCGCGGACGAGGATATCCTGTCCATCGGCGTGGACAGCAACCAGAACCACCTGCACCCGGGCCAGGTTCTGACCTCCATGCTCAAGCGCGTGGACAACGCCGTTTACCAGGCGTTCCAGGACGGCCCCGGCATGGAAAAGGGGTTCAACGTGATGGGCGTCGGCAACGGCGGTATCGGCTACGCGATGGACGAGAACAACGCGGACCTCGTGACCGAAGAGATGAAGACCGCCGTGGACGAGGCGGCCGCCAAGATCGCGGACGGCTCGCTTCAGGTGCATGACTACATGTCCGACGACAGCTGCCCGGCACTGGACTTCTGA
- a CDS encoding ABC transporter ATP-binding protein gives MNADATTGQPETAAPAIELKGISKSFGPVQANKDISIRVMPGTIHGIIGENGAGKSTLMSILYGFYKADRGEIFVSGRKANITDSQAAIASGIGMVFQHFKLVENFTVLENIILGAEDGRMLTPSLAKARRTLVDLAADYGLNVDPDAKIEDIGVGMQQRVEILKALYRQADILILDEPTGVLTPAEADQLFRILARLREEGKTIILITHKLREIMEITDTVSVMRRGEMTATVRTADTSPAELAELMVGRKVLLRVDKTPAQPGEVVLDVQGLRVIDSSGVERLRGIDLKVRAGEIVGIAGVAGNGQSELLEVLGGMKAGQGTALLNGQPLDVTGKKSDGKTRRKSGVAHVPEDRQREGLIMDFQAWENTAFGYHDDPAYNTGFLMNNAAIREDTARKMERFDVRPPNPRLAAKNFSGGNQQKVVLAREIERNPDLLLIGQPTRGVDIGAIEFIHEQIVALRDQGKAILLVSVELEEILALSDRIAVMFDGRIMGERLPADTNEKELGLLMAGITDTAHEHSVEEIEANLAHVHATDKGA, from the coding sequence ATGAACGCGGATGCGACAACGGGGCAGCCGGAAACGGCTGCCCCGGCCATCGAGCTGAAGGGCATTTCCAAGTCCTTCGGCCCGGTGCAGGCCAACAAGGACATCTCCATCCGCGTGATGCCGGGCACGATCCACGGGATCATAGGCGAGAACGGCGCGGGCAAATCGACGCTCATGTCGATCCTCTATGGCTTCTACAAGGCCGACCGGGGCGAGATCTTCGTCTCGGGCCGCAAGGCGAACATCACCGACAGCCAGGCGGCGATCGCCAGCGGCATCGGCATGGTATTCCAGCATTTCAAGCTGGTTGAAAACTTCACCGTTCTGGAAAACATCATCCTCGGGGCCGAGGACGGGCGGATGCTCACCCCCTCGCTGGCCAAGGCCCGCCGTACGCTGGTGGACCTCGCGGCGGACTACGGTCTGAACGTGGACCCCGACGCCAAGATCGAGGACATCGGCGTGGGCATGCAGCAGCGCGTCGAGATCCTCAAGGCGCTGTACCGGCAGGCGGACATCCTGATCCTTGACGAGCCGACCGGCGTGCTGACCCCGGCGGAGGCGGACCAACTGTTCCGGATCCTCGCGCGGCTGCGCGAAGAGGGCAAGACGATCATCCTGATCACTCACAAGCTGCGCGAGATCATGGAAATCACCGACACGGTCAGCGTCATGCGCCGGGGCGAGATGACCGCGACGGTCAGGACGGCAGACACCTCTCCGGCCGAACTGGCGGAACTGATGGTGGGCCGCAAGGTGCTGCTGCGCGTGGACAAGACCCCTGCCCAGCCCGGCGAGGTGGTGCTGGACGTGCAAGGCCTGCGCGTGATCGATTCCAGCGGCGTCGAAAGGCTGCGCGGCATCGACCTGAAGGTGCGCGCGGGCGAGATCGTGGGCATCGCAGGTGTCGCGGGCAACGGGCAATCCGAACTGCTCGAGGTGCTGGGCGGCATGAAGGCCGGTCAGGGCACAGCACTTCTCAACGGTCAGCCACTGGACGTCACGGGCAAGAAATCCGACGGCAAGACACGGCGCAAGAGCGGCGTCGCCCACGTGCCCGAGGACCGGCAACGCGAAGGGCTGATCATGGATTTCCAAGCCTGGGAAAACACCGCCTTCGGCTACCACGACGACCCGGCCTACAATACCGGGTTCCTGATGAACAACGCGGCGATCCGCGAGGACACGGCCCGCAAGATGGAACGCTTCGACGTGCGCCCGCCGAACCCGCGTCTCGCGGCCAAGAACTTTTCGGGCGGGAACCAGCAGAAGGTCGTGCTGGCCCGCGAGATCGAACGCAATCCCGATCTGCTGCTGATCGGGCAACCCACCCGCGGCGTCGACATCGGCGCGATCGAATTCATCCACGAACAGATCGTCGCCCTGCGCGACCAGGGCAAGGCGATCCTGCTGGTCTCGGTCGAACTGGAGGAAATCCTCGCCCTGTCGGACCGGATCGCCGTCATGTTCGACGGGCGCATCATGGGCGAACGCCTCCCCGCGGATACCAACGAGAAGGAGCTCGGCCTGCTGATGGCGGGGATCACCGACACCGCACACGAACATTCCGTGGAAGAGATCGAGGCCAACCTCGCCCACGTTCACGCCACGGACAAGGGAGCCTGA
- a CDS encoding ABC transporter permease has product MDVMPKWAEVVLVPLISLFLAAVISALVILAIGEDPVAATKLMVEGAVGSVRGWGYTLYYATNFIFTGLAVAVAFHARLFNIGGEGQAMLGGLGVALALLFIPWPHWTLGLVAASLGAAIFGAAWAFIPAYLQAKRGSHIVITTIMFNFIASALLIYLLNEFLKPVGQADPSSARFAPHLDLPTLNSVLGSMGFRASKDDSVNVTFLIALASAFAVWVLMWRTRLGYEIRAFGHSESAAKYAGINPVRITVITMLISGGLAGLMGVNTVMGEAEKLLLNSTEGAGFIGIAVALMGRSHPLGVVIAAILFGFLYQGGAELALWTTIPRELIVVIQALVILFTGALDNMVRMPLERLFLARRLRRAPGPDRKPAE; this is encoded by the coding sequence ATGGACGTGATGCCGAAATGGGCCGAGGTGGTCCTTGTCCCCCTGATCTCGCTTTTTCTGGCCGCTGTCATCTCGGCGCTGGTGATCCTCGCGATCGGGGAAGACCCGGTGGCCGCGACCAAGCTGATGGTCGAAGGCGCTGTGGGATCGGTGCGCGGCTGGGGGTACACGCTCTACTACGCGACGAACTTCATCTTTACCGGGCTCGCCGTGGCCGTCGCCTTTCACGCCCGGCTCTTCAACATCGGCGGCGAGGGACAGGCGATGCTGGGCGGGCTGGGTGTTGCGCTGGCGCTCCTGTTCATCCCCTGGCCGCACTGGACCCTGGGGCTGGTGGCCGCATCGCTGGGTGCCGCGATCTTCGGCGCCGCATGGGCGTTCATCCCCGCGTATCTGCAGGCCAAACGCGGCAGCCATATCGTGATCACCACGATCATGTTCAACTTCATCGCCTCCGCCCTGCTGATCTACTTGCTGAACGAATTCCTCAAGCCCGTGGGCCAGGCGGACCCGTCGAGCGCGCGGTTCGCCCCGCACCTCGACCTGCCGACCCTGAACTCCGTGCTGGGCAGCATGGGCTTCCGCGCGTCGAAGGACGACAGCGTCAACGTCACCTTCCTGATCGCGCTGGCCAGCGCCTTTGCCGTCTGGGTGCTGATGTGGCGCACCCGGCTGGGCTACGAGATCCGGGCCTTCGGCCATTCGGAATCGGCCGCGAAATATGCCGGGATCAACCCGGTCCGCATCACCGTCATCACCATGCTGATCTCGGGCGGTCTGGCCGGCCTGATGGGGGTCAACACCGTGATGGGAGAGGCGGAGAAACTTCTGCTGAACTCGACCGAGGGCGCGGGATTCATCGGCATCGCCGTGGCGCTCATGGGGCGCAGCCATCCGCTGGGCGTGGTCATCGCCGCGATCCTGTTCGGCTTTCTGTACCAGGGCGGCGCCGAGCTGGCGCTCTGGACGACGATCCCGCGGGAACTGATCGTGGTGATCCAGGCGCTGGTGATCCTGTTCACCGGGGCGCTGGACAACATGGTGCGGATGCCGCTGGAACGGCTGTTCCTGGCGCGCCGCCTGCGCCGCGCGCCCGGCCCCGATCGCAAACCGGCGGAGTGA
- a CDS encoding ABC transporter permease, whose translation MDYITLIQLLDSTVRFATPLLLACLAGLFSERAGIFDIGLEGKMLAAAFFTAAVAFLTGSAWVGLLGGIAASLVLAAIHGVASITFRGNQLISGVAINLLAAGMTVLVAQDWFRQGGRTPGLTGDARFEGITLPGAAAVADVPVIGPLYAELISGHSILVYIAFLAVPLTWWVLFRTRFGLRLRAVGENPAAVDTAGVSVVGLRYAAVLIAGVLCGLAGAYLSTALQAGFVKDMSAGRGFIALAALIFAKWRPWYALWATLLFGLFGALETRPDVIEAVIGLKVPGPLLGGLPYVMTVIILAGFVGKAIPPRAGGAPYVKER comes from the coding sequence ATGGATTACATCACCCTCATCCAGCTGCTCGATTCCACCGTGCGTTTCGCCACGCCACTGCTGCTGGCCTGCCTTGCCGGGCTGTTTTCGGAACGCGCCGGGATTTTCGACATCGGGCTGGAAGGCAAGATGCTGGCCGCCGCCTTCTTCACTGCCGCCGTCGCCTTCCTGACCGGATCGGCATGGGTGGGTCTGCTGGGAGGCATCGCGGCATCGCTGGTGCTGGCGGCGATCCACGGCGTCGCCTCGATCACCTTTCGGGGCAACCAGCTGATCTCGGGCGTGGCGATCAACCTGCTGGCTGCCGGGATGACCGTGCTGGTCGCGCAGGACTGGTTCCGCCAGGGCGGGCGCACACCGGGCCTGACCGGAGATGCGCGGTTCGAGGGCATCACCCTGCCCGGCGCCGCCGCCGTGGCGGATGTGCCGGTGATCGGCCCGCTTTATGCCGAGCTGATCTCGGGGCATTCGATCCTTGTCTACATCGCCTTTCTGGCCGTGCCCCTGACGTGGTGGGTGCTGTTCCGGACCCGCTTCGGCCTGCGCCTGCGGGCCGTTGGCGAAAACCCCGCCGCCGTGGACACCGCCGGGGTTTCCGTGGTGGGGCTGCGTTATGCCGCGGTGCTGATCGCGGGCGTGCTCTGCGGCCTCGCGGGGGCCTACCTGAGCACCGCCCTGCAGGCCGGTTTCGTCAAGGACATGTCGGCGGGCCGCGGCTTCATCGCGCTGGCCGCGCTCATCTTTGCCAAGTGGCGCCCGTGGTACGCGCTTTGGGCGACGCTGCTTTTCGGGCTTTTCGGGGCGCTGGAAACGCGTCCGGACGTGATCGAAGCAGTGATCGGGCTGAAGGTGCCCGGCCCGCTTCTGGGCGGCCTGCCCTACGTGATGACGGTGATCATCCTCGCCGGATTCGTGGGCAAGGCGATCCCGCCCCGCGCCGGGGGCGCGCCCTACGTCAAGGAACGCTGA
- a CDS encoding sulfite exporter TauE/SafE family protein, producing MQIYLPIAEVSVNAFLVLGLGGLVGILSGMFGVGGGFLLTPLLFFIGIPPAVAVATGATQIVASSFSGVLAHFRRRTVDLRMGTVLLIGGLVGAAFGILLFNYLRSLGQVDLLVRLFYVVFLGIIGALMFVESLRAIRSVKSGKPPARKKHSRVHGLPFKMRFRVSGLYISVIPPLMVGVLVGVLAAIMGVGGGFIMVPAMIYLLGMPTKVVIGTSLFQIIFVTAFTTMLHATTNYTVDVVLAVLLLIGGVLGAQLGTRIGVKMKAEQLRILLALLVLGVCGKLGLDLLLEPAELYSIGPVGAV from the coding sequence ATGCAAATCTACCTGCCCATCGCCGAAGTCTCGGTCAACGCCTTCCTCGTGCTCGGGCTTGGCGGGCTGGTCGGGATTCTGTCGGGCATGTTCGGCGTGGGCGGCGGCTTTCTTCTGACGCCGCTCCTTTTCTTCATCGGCATTCCGCCCGCCGTCGCGGTCGCCACGGGCGCGACGCAGATCGTCGCCTCGTCCTTTTCGGGGGTGCTGGCGCATTTCAGGCGACGGACGGTCGATCTGCGCATGGGCACGGTGCTGCTGATCGGGGGCCTTGTCGGCGCGGCCTTCGGTATCCTTCTGTTCAATTACCTCAGATCGCTGGGCCAGGTGGACCTGCTCGTCCGGCTGTTCTACGTCGTCTTTCTGGGCATCATTGGGGCGCTGATGTTCGTGGAATCGCTGCGCGCCATCCGCAGCGTCAAATCCGGCAAGCCGCCGGCGCGAAAGAAGCACAGCCGCGTGCACGGTCTGCCGTTCAAGATGCGCTTTCGCGTCTCGGGCCTTTATATCTCGGTCATTCCGCCCCTGATGGTGGGTGTGCTGGTCGGTGTCCTCGCCGCGATCATGGGGGTCGGCGGCGGCTTCATCATGGTGCCCGCGATGATCTACCTTCTGGGGATGCCGACCAAGGTGGTGATCGGCACCTCGCTGTTCCAGATCATCTTCGTCACCGCCTTTACCACCATGCTGCACGCCACCACGAACTATACCGTGGACGTGGTTCTGGCCGTGCTGCTGCTGATCGGCGGCGTGCTGGGTGCGCAGCTGGGCACCCGGATCGGGGTCAAGATGAAGGCCGAGCAGTTGCGCATCCTGCTGGCGCTGCTGGTGCTGGGCGTGTGCGGCAAACTGGGGCTCGACCTCTTGCTGGAGCCTGCCGAGCTTTATTCCATCGGACCGGTGGGGGCGGTATGA
- a CDS encoding TIGR02186 family protein, with the protein MTRLFHALAALILLAAHPARAEEIVLGLSQAEVSISTNFDGSEILVYGAVKRDAPPPEGGKLGVIVTVSGPSKPVLVRRKERRFGIWINTDAVEVDRAPSYYAVVTSAPLNEVLTRVEDLRHKISIPRAIRSVGAPMNIANAALFTEALIRIRTRTDQYQVIEEGVKLDEDTLFRAAVRLPAALTEGDYATRIFLTRGGEVVAKYDTVIDVRKVGLERWLFNLSRENAFLYGVMSLIIAIGAGWGASAIFTALRR; encoded by the coding sequence ATGACGCGCCTGTTCCATGCCCTCGCCGCCCTGATCCTGCTGGCCGCGCACCCCGCGCGGGCGGAGGAGATCGTGCTGGGCCTCAGCCAGGCCGAAGTGTCCATCTCCACCAATTTCGACGGCTCCGAAATTCTGGTCTATGGCGCGGTGAAGCGGGACGCCCCCCCGCCCGAAGGCGGCAAGCTGGGCGTGATCGTCACCGTATCGGGGCCGTCCAAACCGGTTCTGGTGCGGCGCAAGGAGCGGCGTTTCGGCATCTGGATCAACACCGACGCGGTCGAGGTGGATCGTGCGCCCAGCTACTACGCCGTCGTGACCTCGGCCCCGCTGAACGAAGTGCTGACACGGGTGGAGGACCTGCGGCACAAGATCTCCATCCCCCGGGCGATCCGGTCCGTGGGGGCCCCGATGAACATCGCCAATGCCGCCCTGTTCACCGAGGCGCTGATCCGCATCCGCACCCGGACGGACCAGTACCAGGTCATCGAGGAAGGCGTAAAACTGGACGAGGACACGCTGTTCCGCGCGGCGGTGCGCCTGCCTGCCGCCCTCACCGAGGGCGACTATGCCACGCGCATCTTCCTGACACGCGGCGGAGAGGTCGTGGCAAAGTACGACACCGTCATCGACGTGCGCAAGGTCGGGCTGGAGCGCTGGCTGTTCAACCTGTCGCGCGAGAACGCCTTTCTCTACGGTGTGATGTCGCTGATCATCGCCATCGGCGCGGGCTGGGGCGCCTCGGCCATCTTCACCGCGCTGCGCCGCTAG
- a CDS encoding SDR family oxidoreductase: MKRIIVTGASSGIGRATAELFAENGWRVGLIARRADALAEIAARHPNAVPLPADVTDPAAMARAFDAFGPLDVLFNNAGIFGQAGSIDEIPLEDWQQVVGVNLHGMFIAARLAFGAMRAQGGGRIINNGSLAAHVPRPGSVSYTTTKHAITGLTRSLSLDGRPYNIACGQIDIGNAETDMIAMLRKGEPQMETMDVAHAAASVLHMAGLPLDANVQFMTVMATRMPFIGRG; encoded by the coding sequence ATGAAGCGCATCATCGTGACCGGCGCCAGTTCGGGCATCGGCCGTGCCACGGCCGAACTGTTCGCGGAAAACGGCTGGCGGGTGGGCCTGATCGCGCGGCGCGCCGACGCGCTGGCGGAGATCGCCGCGCGCCATCCGAACGCCGTTCCCCTGCCGGCCGACGTGACCGATCCCGCCGCCATGGCCCGCGCCTTCGACGCGTTCGGGCCGCTGGACGTCCTGTTCAACAACGCAGGCATCTTCGGACAGGCCGGCTCGATCGACGAGATCCCGCTGGAGGACTGGCAGCAGGTGGTGGGAGTGAACCTGCATGGCATGTTCATCGCCGCCCGGCTCGCCTTCGGCGCGATGCGCGCGCAGGGCGGCGGACGGATCATCAACAACGGGTCGCTCGCCGCGCATGTGCCGCGCCCCGGCTCGGTCAGCTACACGACCACGAAACACGCCATCACCGGCCTGACCCGATCCCTGTCGCTGGACGGGCGGCCCTACAATATCGCCTGCGGCCAGATCGACATCGGCAACGCCGAAACGGACATGATCGCCATGCTCCGCAAGGGCGAGCCGCAGATGGAGACGATGGATGTCGCCCATGCGGCCGCCTCCGTGCTGCACATGGCAGGGCTGCCGCTGGACGCCAACGTGCAGTTCATGACGGTGATGGCGACCCGGATGCCCTTTATCGGGCGGGGCTAG
- a CDS encoding ATP-dependent DNA helicase, protein MTQTALIYSDDQATAYDGVAEMLRGAGIDLADSLLMPPPGGADRVMAVTGKAGSGKTLLLAELYKALEAAGVEVVSGDYESRKRRDKRTLAILAPTNKAASVLRLRGVPATTIHRILYTPVYDPEYERIAEWLAGNGDRPVDVEGLTELALDRAAAFYANNKSIPGALAAAGLRGSDFITGWKRREEPLDIGFVDEASMLDDKQFEDLKEIFPTLLLFGDPAQLAPVNQSGTMVFERLPEKRVMNLNRIFRQDADNPILDLAHALADPDMGFEQFERLVEETARRDDRVVWGQRVEVDLMARSPVLVWRNATRIRLINAFRQVHGAPDDALLEGEPLICDGLELPLKHRKKRLDLEARGLIKGAQVIYLGEGRKPGFSRLHVMGAEDPQVSAASIVKIEKPDEEEPFIPFAARMGATFLHGAAVTIHKAQGSQWETVQVFAPDLYAAARMGRMEAGQPLWKRLAYVAITRAQERLIWVVRNRLSKPGGPLVVDDLRSQPVAPLSLAATTEDPA, encoded by the coding sequence ATGACCCAGACCGCCCTTATCTACTCTGACGATCAGGCCACCGCCTACGACGGCGTGGCCGAGATGCTGCGTGGGGCAGGGATCGATCTGGCCGACAGCCTGCTGATGCCCCCGCCGGGCGGGGCCGACCGCGTGATGGCGGTCACCGGCAAGGCGGGATCGGGAAAGACGCTTCTGCTCGCCGAGCTCTACAAGGCGCTCGAGGCTGCCGGAGTCGAGGTCGTGTCGGGCGACTACGAAAGCCGCAAGCGCCGCGACAAGCGCACGCTGGCAATCCTCGCGCCCACCAACAAGGCCGCAAGCGTGCTGCGCCTGCGCGGGGTGCCCGCAACGACGATCCACCGGATCCTCTACACCCCGGTCTACGACCCCGAGTACGAGCGGATCGCGGAATGGCTGGCGGGCAACGGCGACCGGCCCGTGGACGTGGAAGGGCTGACCGAACTGGCGCTGGACCGCGCGGCGGCGTTCTACGCGAACAACAAGTCGATCCCGGGTGCGCTCGCGGCCGCCGGTTTGCGGGGATCGGATTTCATCACCGGGTGGAAACGGCGGGAAGAGCCGCTGGACATCGGTTTCGTCGACGAGGCCTCGATGCTGGACGACAAGCAGTTCGAGGATCTCAAGGAGATTTTCCCGACGCTTCTGCTCTTCGGCGATCCGGCGCAGCTTGCCCCGGTGAACCAGTCCGGCACCATGGTCTTCGAACGGCTGCCCGAGAAGCGGGTGATGAACCTGAACCGCATCTTCCGGCAGGACGCGGACAACCCGATCCTCGACCTCGCCCATGCGCTGGCCGACCCCGACATGGGCTTCGAACAGTTCGAGCGGCTGGTGGAGGAAACCGCCCGCCGCGACGACCGTGTCGTCTGGGGCCAGCGGGTGGAGGTGGACCTGATGGCGCGCAGCCCCGTGCTGGTCTGGCGCAACGCCACGCGCATCCGCCTCATCAATGCCTTCCGGCAGGTGCACGGCGCCCCCGACGACGCGCTGCTCGAGGGGGAGCCGCTGATCTGCGACGGGCTGGAGCTGCCCCTGAAGCACCGCAAGAAACGACTTGATCTCGAGGCGCGGGGCCTGATCAAGGGGGCGCAGGTGATCTACCTCGGCGAAGGCCGCAAGCCCGGTTTCAGCCGTTTGCACGTGATGGGCGCCGAGGATCCGCAGGTGAGTGCCGCCAGCATCGTCAAGATCGAGAAACCGGACGAGGAGGAACCGTTCATCCCCTTTGCCGCGCGCATGGGGGCGACCTTTCTGCACGGGGCGGCGGTGACGATCCACAAGGCGCAGGGGTCGCAGTGGGAAACGGTGCAGGTCTTTGCGCCCGACCTCTACGCCGCCGCGCGCATGGGCCGGATGGAGGCGGGACAACCGCTGTGGAAACGGCTGGCCTACGTGGCGATCACCCGCGCGCAGGAACGCCTGATCTGGGTGGTCCGCAACCGCCTGTCCAAGCCGGGCGGGCCGCTGGTCGTGGACGATCTGCGCAGCCAGCCCGTCGCGCCGCTCTCGCTTGCGGCGACGACGGAGGATCCCGCATGA